One genomic region from Ptychodera flava strain L36383 chromosome 5, AS_Pfla_20210202, whole genome shotgun sequence encodes:
- the LOC139134075 gene encoding uncharacterized protein: protein MMNCEAITQSFAKFASLLTEPIKKESEDDDCLVKVALDEEMLQKRLREPEEQTQAVSVQLQQNDHEVETAWSECQHGLKRRVQAVLADEDSCNEVKKVCKEKIGLDPNTVTAESLGILLKILTLYYLYRLKQTCRSRNLAKALEPLLITDEMREIAAKVGITLQLKAMYDMAKFEEIELFFINRDGGGVQPVTFHDETEDNGGHCNLDSEDEKPSLSQQESDPIVEPSQTNLEQSLEEKLTQHGDPTLSITAAYSSLSLQARSLLPIKPSKYQLTESDIRYLALGKSKVQSLQSQLARAFTEKSILQGRLTDALNEKSQFKMQCDEYMQKYQNAEKVVATQRSEINTQTAQCDEYMQKYQNAEKSSCYTAQ from the exons ATGATGAACTGTGAAGCTATCACTCAAAGTTTTGCcaaatttgcatcattattAACAGAACcaataaagaaagaaagtgaAGATGATG ATTGCCTGGTTAAAGTAGCCTTGGATGAGGAGATGCTTCAAAAACGTCTCAGAGAACCAGAAGAACAAACCCAAGCTGTCTCTGTACAACTGCAACAGAATGATCATGAGGTGGAGACTGCATGGAGTGAATGTCAACATGGACTGAAACGCAGAGTGCAAGCTGTGCTGGCAGATGAAGACAGCTGCAATGAAGTAAAGAAAGTCTGCAAGGAGAAAATTGGTCTGGATCCAAATACAGTAACAGCAGAATCCCTGGGAATCCTGCTGAAGATTTTAACACTTTATTATCTCTACAGGTTAAAGCAGACCTGTAGATCCAGAAATCTTGCCAAAGCACTAGAACCACTGCTGATAACAGATGAAATGAGAGAGATAGCTGCCAAAGTTGGAATAACACTGCAGTTGAAAGCTATGTATGACATggcaaagtttgaagaaatagaaCTTTTCTTCATCAACC GTGATGGTGGAGGAGTTCAGCCAGTTACATTCCATGATGAAACAGAAGACAATGGTGGTCATTGTAACTTGGATTCAGAG GATGAAAAACCGAGTTTGTCACAGCAAGAAAGTGATCCAATTGTTGAACCATCCCAGACCAACCTTGAACAAA GTTTAGAGGAAAAACTTACACAACATGGTGACCCAACTCTGTCCATCACAGCAGCCTATTCATCACTAAGTTTACAGGCTAGAAGTTTACTGCCAATAAAACCAAGCAAATATCAACTCACAGAATCTGACATCAGATACTTGGCACTGGGAAAGTCCAAAGTTCAGTCTTTACAAAGCCAGCTTGCCAGGGCTTTCACAGAGAAGTCAATACTGCAAGGCAGGTTAACTGATGCACTGAATGAAAAAtcacaattcaaaatgcaaTGTGATGAATATATGCAGAAATATCAAAATGCTGAAAAAGTAGTTGCTACACAGCGTAGTGAAATCAATACACAAACAGCTCAATGTGATGAATATATGCAGAAATatcaaaatgctgaaaaaagtaGTTGCTACACAGCTCAGTGA
- the LOC139134074 gene encoding tripartite motif-containing protein 3-like yields the protein MDDIEVTDISADNEYTKPKITEIEKEEVSQPKMTSTEGSGMELTTTSTQPEMTGSDGSEMEVAISTQPKMTAEEGSEMETATLTQPKMIGRDGSEMETATSTQPEMTGRDGSEMETATPTQPEMTGMEGHGITTEAVTTATEHQTGKRDSSGIFGKFFKRLTGRKDKTDGSKVMSIGKKELSGSVTAGSKELSSSSGPVSSVMSGGTSTLPGSKEEQSGSYSDGSGKGSDLESMEKMVGGRATPSSAGRWSRRTLKGHQGQKFKRVRGLAFHNDKLLVCDRDNNIVHILNQDYTCEKELGSFSGQLAKPFQPQSIAVSQDNLYFILDASHVQIVVCDQNNKVIRIITLPTDSDPRCIALVKGFVIVTDVKGHRVLKYSQTGQYISEFGRRGNRETQFDWPGFVAVNSKDVIMVSDQGNHCIKCFDTDLNYLYQYGHHGTGDSQLYYPRSIAVDGADNVYVCDYNDRISIWRQNGTWICHLFHREGIYPYYMAVTADGDRIAVDGPTGNEITVFSK from the exons ATGGATGACATCG AAGTGACTGATATTTCAGCAGATAATGAGTACACCAAACCTAAAATCACTGAGATTGAGAAAGAAGAAGTATCGCAACCTAAGATGACCAGTACGGAGGGAAGTGGGATGGAGTTGACAAccacatcaacacaacctgagatgactggcagtgATGGAAGTGAGATGGAAGTGgccatatcaacacaacctaagATGACTGCCGaagagggaagtgagatggaaaCAGCCACCTTAACACAACCTAAGATGATAGGCAGGgatggaagtgagatggagacagccacatcaacacaacctgagatgactggcagggatggaagtgagatggagacagccacaccaacacaacctgaaatGACTGGCATGGAGGGACATGGAATAACGACAGAAGCTGTCACCACAGCAACAGAGCATCAGACAG GGAAGAGAGATTCCAGTGGTATTTTTGGCAAGTTCTTCAAACGTCTTACTGGTCGCAAGGACAAAACTGATGGTAGTAAAGTGATGTCCATTGGTAAAAAGGAACTGAGTGGTTCAGTTACTGCTGGTAGTAAAGAGTTGTCTAGTAGTAGTGGTCCAGTGTCGTCTGTGATGTCTGGTGGTACATCGACACTGCCTGGTAGTAAAGAGGAACAAAGTGGGTCATATAGTGATGGCAGTGGCAAGGGAAGTGATTTAGAGTCCATGGAGAAGATGGTTGGTGGTAGAGCAACTCCAAGTTCAGCTG gaCGTTGGTCAAGAAGAACTCTGAAGGGTCATCAAGGACAGAAGTTCAAACGTGTGAGAGGTCTGGCATTCCACAATGATAAACTTTTGGTGTGTGACAGAGACAACAATATTGTACACATACTTAACCAAGATTACACATGTGAAAAGGAGTTAGGCAGTTTCAGTGGTCAGTTGGCCAAGCCATTCCAGCCACAGTCCATTGCTGTCTCTCAGGACAACCTCTACTTCATCCTTGATGCCAGTCATGTGCAAATTGTCGTTTGTgatcaaaataataaagttatcagAATAATTACCCTACCTACAGACTCAGATCCCCGGTGCATAGCTCTTGTGAAGGGATTTGTTATTGTCacagatgtcaaaggtcaccgcgTCCTGAAGTACAGCCAGACTGGACAGTACATTTCAGAGTTTGGTCGTCGAGGTAATCGTGAGACACAATTTGACTGGCCTGGCTTTGTTGCTGTCAACAGTAAGGATGTCATCATGGTGTCTGACCAGGGCAATCactgcatcaagtgttttgacaCTGACTTGAATTACTTGTACCAATACGGTCACCACGGTACCGGCGATAGTCAGCTGTACTACCCACGCAGCATTGCCGTTGATGGCGCTgacaatgtttatgtttgtgattacaATGATAGGATTTCGATTTGGCGTCAAAATGGGACTTGGATTTGTCATCTTTTCCATCGTGAAGGGATCTATCCCTACTACATGGCAGTGACTGCCGACGGTGATAGAATTGCTGTTGATGGACCAACAGGCAATGAAATCACAGTATTTTCTAAGTAG